A segment of the Candidatus Brevundimonas phytovorans genome:
CCCGACCACCGCCGGCCCGTCGCCGGGCCGCCAGTCCGTCGGCGCCTCGTCCGCCCGCACGACCATCACCGGCTCCAGCACCGCCGACGGCTGCTCGTCCACATCCAGCCGGGTCACGCGCCAGTCGCCCGTCCGCCCCTCGACCTGCACCACCTCGCCCGGCTCCAGCCGCAAGGCCTCCAGCGGCCCCAGCTTCACCGTCAACCGATCCGTCTCGCCCCCGGTCGTCGCCAGGGTACGCCGCGCCAGCGCCGGCAGTTCCAGATCGACCCCGCCGCCGTCGCCCGCGCCGCGCACCACCACCGACCCGGTCTGATAGTCCGCCGCCTCGTCGATAAAGCGCACCCGCGCCGCGCCCGGACGCGGCTCCAGCGACCGATCCGCTGTGACGCTCGCCCCCTCATCCGGCAGGGCCAAGGCCTCCGCCGTCAGCGTCAGCCCCACAGCCGTCTCGCTCAGCACCGCGATCCGCCCGCCCCGCTCGGCCGCCGTCGCGCCCAGACCCGCCAGCAGCGGTTCCAGCGCATCCCGCGTCCGCATCGGTCGATCAATCACATAGCCCGCGATCTCGCCGTCCAGCGCCCCGATCTCGAACGCCTCCTCCGCCAGCCCGCCGCGCTTCAGCACCGCCGCGACCAGATCCGCCGCCTCGCCGCCCATGCGCCCGTTCAGCCAGTGCCCGGCCCGCCAGGCCCCGGCGTCAGCCCACACGCCGCCGCGCGCCGGAAAGGCCGGAAACGGCCGCGCGTCCCAGCACCAGGCGTCCGCCCTCTCGACCATCCGCCCGCCATAGACGCTCGACACCGGATTGTTCTGCACGTCCTCGAAATGCGTCAGCACCGCCTCCAGCGCCCGCCGCTGCATCCGGTCGTCGCGCGCCCCCGTCGAGAAGGGCGGCAGGGCGTTCTCGGAACTCTTGGGGTCCTGGAACAGGTTCGGCGCATTGCCGCCCCGGTCCACCGCCGCACAGCCGAACTCGGTCAGCCGGATCGGCTTCATCCCCGGAACCCAGGCCGTCGGCGTCGCCGACCGCACGCCCGCGACCCGCTCATGGTGAGCGTTCGACCACCACCCCTTCAGGTCCTTGGGTCGATACAGCCAGTCCTCGCCATGCGCCCCGTCGCTGATCGGCGTCCGCACCTGCCCCGCCCGATCTTCGGCGCTGGCGTAATACCAGTCGAAGTTCTCGCCGCCCGCGACCTGCATCGCCAGATAGCCCGGGTCCGCCGCCCCCTCGAACGCCTCCGCATCCAGCCCGCCGTCGCCCGCGCGCCAGTCGCCCAGCGGCGGATACCAGTCGATGCCGACGTAATCGATATTCGGATCGGCCCACAGCGGGTCCAGATGGAACCGCGCCTCGCCGTCCTTCTGCCAGCCGAAATACTCCGACCAGTCAGCGGCGTAGCTCAGCTTCACCCCCGCCCCGACAATCGCCCGACACTCCGCCGCCAGCGCCTTGAACTGCGCCGTCGCCGGAAAGCCGCCGCCCGCATCCCGCGTCCCTGTCAGCCCCCGCATCTCCGAGCCGATCAGCAGGCCGTCCGCCCCCTCTTCCGCCGCCATCCGCGCATAGTGCAGCGCCAGCCGCCTCAACCCCCAGCCGCTCGCCGTCCCAAACAGGGCCGCCACCTCCGCCGCCGCCCCTGCGCCGTCCGTCCCGGCCACGCGCCCGCGCCACGGATAGCCAGGGCAGTCCATGAAGACGAAGGGATACAGCGTCACCTCCACCCCCCGCGCCTTCAGGCTGCGGATCGCCTGGCGCACGCTTTCGTCCGACGGCGTCCCGCCATAGGCCGGCCCGCCGTCGACCTGCGACACCAGATGCGCCTCATGCCGCTCCAGCCCGGCCACGCGCCAGCGCATCGGCTTGGTCATCTTGTCGCGCCGATCCACACCGGGTCGAACCTGACAATGTCCCGCCCGCACGTCGTCGCCGAACCAGCCGACGATCAGGCTGACCCGCTTCAGGTTCGGCGCCTGGGCCGTCAACTGATCCAGCGACACCTCGATATCCGCCCGCCCCTCGGCGTTGTTGACGTTCTCAGGCCTGCTCTCCGTCAGTCCCTCGCGCCGCATCACCGTCTCGGTCGCCAGACAGAATTCCCCCGCTCCAGGGATCAGACACACTCCCTCCAGCCGGTCCTCCAGCCGCCGCTCGACGCCCATCGGCCGACGAAACACCTCGAACGCCAGTTGCGGCGCCCGATTGCCGAACGGCCTCAGCGGCAGGTCCTCGAACACCACATAGGCCGTGCCGCGAAACGCCGAGACCGCCCCTTCCACCGCCTCGATCAGCGGGTCCGGCGTCTGCGTCTGCGTCCCCCGATGCACCCGCATCGTCACCCCGGTCAGGTCAAGCGGCTGGCCGTCGGCCCAGACCCGGCCGACCCCGTCGATCGGCCCCTCGCCCAGCCCGACGGCGAAGCTCAGCGAGTATTCGTACTCGACCGTCTTCTGCCCGCCCTTGCCGCCCGACCGTTTGTTCTTGGTCTCCAAAAACCGCGCGGCCCAGATCACCTGACCGACGACCCGCGCCCGCCCGAACACACAGGCCATCGGCGCCCCGTCCGCCGACGACTGCAGGCTCAAGGCCTCCAGCCTCGGCCCCTTCTGCCGCGCCGGCGACAGGCTGGCGATCACCCGGTTGTCGATGGCCCGGCCGATGGTCGAGCCGATGAACTGCCCGATCGGCCCGCCCACCTGCTGGCCCACAGTGCTCAATACGACCTGCGCCAAATCCTCAGCCCCCCGTCTTCACCGGCCAGCGAAACGCCGCGACCAGTCTTCGCCGCCACCACGGCCCCACCCAGCTCTCGACCACCGCCCGCCCCCAATAGGCGTGGATCATCTTCCACTCCGGCCCGTCATCGTCGCTCAGGATGGCGCAGTGCTTGACCGGACATCCCGCGCTCATCCGAAACAGCAGCACATCCCCGGCCCCCGCCATCGCCAGCGGAACCTCCACCAGCCGCCGCCTTGCCGCCTTCAGCAAGGTCTCCTCACCCCCGACCTCGGCCCAGTCGGGTCGGTAGGCCGGCGGCGCCTCCGGCTCGTCGCCCATCACCTCTCTCCAAACCCCGCGCACCAGACCCAGACAATCCGCCCCCTCGCCCTTCACGCTGGCCTGATGCCGATAGGGCGTCCCCAGCCACCCCCGCGCGGCGTCCAGAACAGCATCTTTCGATCCTCCCCCGCTTGGCGGGGGAGGGGGACCACGCAGTGGTGGTGGGGGCGGACGCACCCACGCCCTCTCCAGACCACCCTGGCCGATTTCCTCCCCTCCACCATGCTCCGCATGGTCCCCCTCCCCCGTCGCCTCGCGACAGGGGAGGATCGGCTCAGACACGCTCATCGCCGGCTCCCCCCGTCATTGCGCCCGGCGCCCGCCGGTCGCGCCGTCAGGAAGTCGTCGCCCGGAATGTCGGGAAAGCCCTGAAAGTTGACGCCGTTGCCGAACACGCCCGCACAGGTCGCCCACCGCTTGTCGCAGCTCCGGCCACCAATCGCCGCCGCGCTCAGACCACAGCGCCCGTCGCCCAGCACCGCGTCGCAGGTCCGGCCATAGGTCCGCCCCACCACCCGCTCCAGCGCCGCCATCGGTCCGTCCAGATCGGCGATAAAAGCCCCATTCTCGCGCCTGATCCGCGCCAGCGTTCCCGCCCACAGCCTTGCCGCGAGTTCCGGCCGCGCCCAGTCCACGCGCCACAGCGCGATCTTCGCGCCGTCAAACAAACCCGCCGCCACATCCGCCTCGGTGATGGCCGCATCATCCAGCCCGCCCGACGCCGACAGCCCCCCCGCCGCCAGTCCCGCTTCGGCCTCGCCCGCCCCCGCCGTCCAGCCGCTGCCGGCGCGACAGACCACGCCCTCGACGCTCAGGTCCCGATCATGATCGGTGAACCCCATCACCACGCCGTCCGCCCGCCTCAGCACCCAGGCATGGCACAGCGTCGCCGCCCCGCTCTCGATGCGGTCGGCCAATTCGTTCGGTATGTCTCTCATCGTTCCCCTCTTTCCTCCCCACGCGTGGGGAGGAAAACGCGCCGCCTAGACCCGCACCTCGATCAACGGCATGGCCACCATCCGCCCCGCGCCGAAACTCTCCAGCGTCACCTCGATCCGGTCGGCGTCGAACCGCACCGGCGTGTCGAACACAAACCCCGCCGTCACCATCGCGCCCGAGGCCGGCGCCGCCGCCAGCGTCACCGCCCCCGTCGCCGCATCGACCTCAAACCCGCTCGTCTCCACGCCGCCGACCGCCACCCGCACCGAGCCCTCGACCGGCTTCCTGATCCGTCGCTCATGGTCGCCGTAAGCCTTGCTCAGGCCAAAGCTGCGCCGCGTCCCGTCGCCGACGCCGATCCTCTGATCCGTCGCCGCCACCGCCTCGCCCGGCGCACAGCTCTTGAAGTCGGCGAAGTCCCGGAACCGGAACCCGTACAGCCGCCCGCGTCGCGCCTCGAAAAAGGCCGTCAGCGCCGCCATGTCGTCCAGCGACCGCAGCCCCGCCCCGATCAGATAGCGCCGGCGCCCCTCGGCCCAGGGCGTCGAGCGCCGCTCGAACCCGGACCCCAGCATCGTGATCTCTGTCCGCCGCTCGACCCCGCCGGTCGACCCGAACGCCAGCCGCGCCGGCAGACGCACCTCGTGAAAGGCCATTGATCCCTCGCATGTATTTGAAACTGCGTCATTTTGGAACAAGATGAGATCCGCTCGCAGAAATCCTGTCCCAAGGTCACGCTTCGACTTGTCTGAAAACCGGCGCTCAGCCATGCTCGCGTCAAAGCGGCAGGGGCCGTTCAGATTCAGGAGACTTCCGAGTGCGCGGTGAAATTCTCAGCTATGACGACGTGTCGGGCACCGGCCTGATCAGCGGCGACGACAGCATCCGTTACGGCTTCGCCCGGTCGGCCATCCAGGCGGGCGGAACCATCCGCGCCGGCGCCCGCGTCGACTTCGTGCCGGAAGGCCTGGAAGCGACCCAGATCATGGTCCTGGCCGGCGATCCCGCCGCCGCCTTCGGCGCCGCCGCCAGCTCGGCCTACACTGCCCGCGACACCGGCGGCGGCTATGACTTCACCAGCGCCCTGTTCTCGTTCAACGGCCGTCTGCGCCGCCAGCATTTCTGGATCAGCTGGCTGATTCTGCTCGGCGCCGGCGTCGTGACCGGCTGGATCCCCTTCCTCGGCCTCATCCTGTCGCTGGCGATGATCTGGCCCAACCTCGCGATTGTGGTGAAGCGCCTGCATGACATCGGCAAGTCGGGCTGGTTCGCCGTCATTCCCTGGGTCGCCAACGTCGTCGGCTTCGTCATGATCATCGGCGCCGTCGGCACCGCCATCATCACCAACCCCGGCGCCTTCGAGAGCGAAGACCCCGCCGTGGCCCTCTCCATGCTGGGCTCCATGATGGGCGGCCTCGCCGTCATGTTCCTGGTCAACATCGCCTTCCTGCTCTGGATCGGGATCACCGACAGCCAGCGCGGCGACAACAGGTTCGGCCCCAATCCCAAGGGCGAATAAGACCAAGGGGCGCTCTTCGGAGCGCCCCATTCTTTTGGTGGCTAACGCGAAGCGCGCGGCGCTTCGCTGCTTGAGCCACGCTTTTTGAGGCTATCGCGAACCGCGCGGCGGTTCGCTGCTTGAGCCTCGTTCTTTTTGGTGGCTATCGCGAACCGCGCGGCGGTTCGCTGCTTGAGCCTCGTTCTTTTTGGTGGCTATCGCTCGGCGCACGGCGCCTTGCTGCTTGAGCCACGTTTTTGGTGGCTATCACGAACCGCGTAGCGCTCCGCAGCCTCAGCCCCGCTACATCCGCCGCGCGCCCAGGGCCGTCGCCCGTGCCAGCATCCGAGCGATCTGCGCCTCGGACCGCAACAGCCCCTGCGCCCCGCCGTCCACGCTGACATTGACCGTCACGCCCGCACCGCCCATCGGCTCGATGCTGCCCGCGCCCGCCGGTCGAAACACCTCCGGCCCGCGCTCGCCGACCAGATAGGCCCCGCCGCCCAGCACCGGCCCGCCCTCGGCCCGCGCCCCGCCGAAACTGTTCATCACCGCCGAGATCGCGTCCGACAGGCCCCCGCCCCGCCCCGAACCCGCCGCCGCATTGACCGCGTTCAGCACCGCCCGCGCCAGCTCGGCCAGGGTCACCTCCCCGTCCGCCGCCGCCCGCGTCAGCGACCGCGTCAGGCTCTCGCCCGCCCGCCCGAACGCCTCCTCGATCGAGGCCGCCGCCCGCTCCGCCGGCTCCCTCAGCGCCTCCAGCGCCGCCGCCGCCTCCGCCGCCTTCACCGGCACGGCGTCGATCCCGTCGGGCCTGAAACTGTCCGTCATTCCAACACTCCTCCCCATTTCATGGGGAGGGGGACCACGAAGTGGTGGAGGGGGCGACGCCGCCCTCTCCCGTCGAGACGCCCCCTCCGACACTCTGCTCAATCCGGCCAGCGTTCGTGCATCCGCTCCAGTTCGCCGCGCCCCAGGGGCGCCGCCTGAACCGGCCCCGCCGTCAGCATCCGCCATTCCTTCAGCGACAGCCTCCAGAACCCCTCCGGCCCCACGCCCATCCGCGCCGCCGCCTGCAACATCTCACCCCACTGCCGGTCCTGGGGAGTCATGCGGCCGCCGCAAACGCCTTCGCCACCGCCTCCGCCGCCTCGCGCGGATCAACAGCCGCGCTCGCCAGACCGTCCGCCAACACCGCCTCGCCGCCGCCGCGCAGCAAGGCCGCCAGCACCACCATCAGATCCCGCGCCGACAACATCCGCATCCGCTCGGCCAGCGCCGCCATCCCGGCCACGCCCAGCCCCGTCTCGATCTCGGCTAAGGCCCCCAGCGTCAGACACAGCCTCCGCTCCGCCCCCGCCAGCACCGCCGTCGCCTCGCCCCGCACGCCGTTCGGTGAAACCATTGCACTCTCACCCCCACGCGATAGCATCGCGCCATGTTGAAACTTCAGACTGACTTCAACGCACTATCGGACAGCGATCAGGCATGGGGTCTCTGGCTTGATGGCCAGCGTTTCGAACCCCTCGCTGGTTCAGTCGGCGCCAAAGTCGGCGACCGGGTTGTTATTCTCGAGCCAGAGGACTTCGAGGTTGAGGGCGAACTTGGCTTTGGCCTCGTTGATGCGCCCTGCCGAAGCGACACCGAAATGTGGTTCGTCAAAGTCGACTGGTCCACGCTCCGCCGCTTCTAGAGCGCCGCGAAACTGATCTCGCCCGCGCTCGCCAGGCTCAGCGCAAAGCTCGCCTCCCCCTCGTGCTCGCCGGCGTATTCCAGCGCCGCCACGATGAACGCCCCCTCCAGCACCCCGAAGTCCGGTACGATCAGCCGCCATGTCTTCGCCGCCTGCTCAAAGAAGGCCTCGCGGATCAGGGCGTCGGACGCCGCATCGCGGAAGATCCCCTGCCCCGACACCGCCGCCGACTTGACCCCGGCTCCCGCCAGCAGCTCGCGCCAGCGCCCGGCGCTGTCGCCGTCGGTGGCATCCACCGTCTTGGCGTTCAGCGAAATCGTCCGCGCCCTCAGCCCCGCCACCGTCGTAAAGACGCCCGCCGCGCCCTCGATCTTCAGCAAGATGTCCTTGCCGCGTTGCGCCGTCATGTCTTCAATCCTCCCTTGTCGCGCAGCGACGGGGGAGGGGGACCGCGAAGCGGTGGAGGGGGCAAGCCCCACGCACAGTCCCCAGCCGCCCCCTCCACCATGCTGCGCATGGTCCCCCTCCCCCGCTGCGCAGGGGAGGATCAATTCAGCCTCAAATCTCTTCCGTCACGGCTCGCAGCCGCATCACCGCCCACGCCCGTTTCAAGTCCGCGCTGCGAAACACATCGGTGAATGTCACGCCCAGGCTGACCGCCCTCACCCCGTCGGCCTCGACCGCTGCGTCCGCCACCCGCGCCCGCACCGCCGCCGCCACCGCCCGCGCTTCTTCCATCCCGGCAAAGCGGCTGGCGCAGGTCAGGGTCAGCCGATGCTCGACCCCGCCGCCGTCCGCGTTCAACCCCCGGCTCTCGCCCTTGCCGATCAGCAGATGCGGAAACGCGGGCTCCTCCGGCGGCTGGTCCCAGACCCGAACCGGATCGCCCAGCAGCGCCTGCAAGGCCGCGTCGCCCTTCAGACGCGCGATCAGCGCCTTCACCAGCGCCCCTTCATGATCCCTCATCGCGCCCGCTCCAGGTTCAGCCGCACTCGTCCCGCCGCCTTCGGATCCGCTTCCAGGCCCAAGACGCCCCAGTCCGCCCCGCCGAACCGCACCACCAGCCCCTCGGCCAGCCGCGGATCGCTTCGCACCGTGGCGCTCAAGGTCTCCACCCCGCGCGTCACGCCGCCCTCCGTCCGCTCGCGCCGACGCCTTGCACCCAGCTCCAACCACAACGACCCGACCGGCTCATAGCTGACCACCCGCCCGCCATAGGGCGTCTCCGCCTCCACCGGCCGCACCAGGCTCGCGACGACCTTCACAGCCGCACCACGCGATAGGGCGCAATCCACCCCTCGACCGGCGCCACGCTCATCTCGCCCTCGCCGCGCTCATAGGCCCGCAGCACCAGCATCATCACCGCCAACCGCAGCGGCGCAGGCGACGTCGAGGCCAGGGCCAACCCCACCTCCCCCTCCACCCGCGCCCGTGCGGCGTCGATCAGGGTCTGGATCAGCCCGTCCTCCGCCTCATGCTCGACGCGCAGGAACAGCTTCGCCTCCGTGAGGGTCACGGGTGCGCTCATGATTAATTCTCCCAATGATCTGCTTCCTTCTCCCCTTGGGGGAGACGGTGGGCGCCAGAGGCGCTCGGATGAGGGGTAGGGCTCAGAAGGCAAACGGCCGACGTCGCGCACGCGCACCCGTCCCCCTCATCCGTCTCGCGCCGCGAGCCCCCTTCTCCCCTGGAGGGGAGAAGGACGACCCGTTCACTCCACGACTACGAAGCCGCGAACTTCATCAGCTTGATCGCATCAAAGTTCTGCACCCCGCCGCCCACGCGTTTGGTCGTGTAGCACAGCACATAGGGCTTGGCCGAATAGGGGTCCCTCAGCACCCGCACCCCCGCGCGATCCACGATCAGATAGCCGCGCGAGAAGTCGCCGAACGCGATCGACAGACTGTTGGCCGCCACATCCGGCATGGTCTCGATCTCGGTGACCGGATAGCCCAGCAACGACGCCGTCTCGCCCGGTCGCGTCGCCGGCGACCAGACATAGTTACCGTCCCCGTCCTTGAACTTGCGCACCGCCGAGACCGTGCGGCGGTTCATGACAAAGCGGCCGTTCGGCCGATACTGGGCCTTGGGCGCATAGATCAGGTCGATCAGCTTGTCCGCCGGACTGGTCGAGGCGAAAGCGCCTGCCGCCCCCGAGGCCACCGTGCCGATCTGGCCCCAGGTCTGCGTGCCCTCGGTCGCCGTCGCATAGGCCAGGAAGCCCTTGGGCTTGTTGACCCCGTCGCCGCTGACGAAGGCCGCCGTCTCCTGCGCCGCAAAGGCGTCCTCGACCTCGGCCGCCAGCCATTCGTCCAGGTCGATCAGGGCGTCGTCCAGCAGGCTCTGCGTCGCCGCCGGACAGGCGTAGAGATCGGCGGAAGAGAACTCCAGCAGGCTCAAGGTCGCCGGGTCCGTCTCCGGTCGCGCCGCCGTCTCGGCGACCCAGCCCGCCGTCACGCCCGCCGTCGACACCGGCTTGCGGAACACGCCGGAACCCACCGTGCGCACCGTGGCGATCTCGCGCATCGGCGAGCCCGCCATCAGACGTCGCTCGATGGCCCGCTCGGTCTCCGGCGGCACGACATAGCCCGCCGAGTTCGACGCCGACGACAGCCCCGCCTTCAGCTCCAGGCCATGCGCCTGACCCGACTTCATATAGCCGTCCCAAGCCGCCTTGGCCTCCGGCGCCGCCACAGCGGGCGGCTCGGCGCCCAACATCGGACGACGGCCCTCGCTCAGCGCGCGGTCGAGACGCGCCTGCGCCCCCGCCACCGCCTGATCGATGCGCGCCACCTTCTCCTCCAGCAGCACGTCCGCCGACGCCTTCTTCTCGATCTCGTCCAGACGGGCGTCGTTCGCCCCTTTGAACGCCTCGAACGCCGCCATCATCTCATGCAGGGCGGCGCGCGCCTCGGGCGATGCCGAGGCGGTCTTGGTCTCTTTCATGCTCTCTCCGCTTGAAGAACCGCGATATGCGGTTACGCTCGGCGCGCGACCCGCTTCGAGTCGCGCCCTGTTTCTGCCGCCGCGCAGGACGCCTCCGAAAAGGATCGCCCATGCGGCCGCTGTTGTCCCTGTTCGCCGCCCTGTCGCTGAGCCTCGCTCCCGCCGCCTGGGCCGCGGACGACGCCCGCCCGGCCCAGGTCGAGGCCTGGCCCCTTCAGCGGACCGGCACGATCGGCTCGGCCATCTTCATTCAGGACCGCGCCGCCTGGCGCGCCACCGACGTGCTGCTTGCCCAACTGGACGGCGCGACGGATCACGGCCTGATCGGCTGGATCGTCGTCGAGCAGGACGACGCCCAACTCGTCCGCTTCCTGCGTGGCGACCCGGCCGCGCCTCTTCCCGGCTACGACATCCTCGTCGACAAGAACGGTCGCGCGGGCCCGGCGATCAAGTCGACGGACGCCGCCCTCCCCGACGATCAGATCGCGCACTACCTGGCCCGCAACACCGCCACCGCCAACATCGGCGCCCTGCGCTGCACGGCCAATTTCAACACGGTCGTGCTGGACGACCCCGACAGCGACGGCTGGCTGGTCTGGCTCCTGGCCGCCACCAACGACGCCAATATTGTCCCCATGGGCGGCCACTACCGCTTCCACATCAGCGCCGACGGACGCACCGTCGAAAAACGAGAACAGCTGTCCAACGGCTGCCTTAACATGGACCGCCGCCAGGCGGGTCAAGACGGCCAGCCCGCCGCCCTCGTGACCAGCGTGCTGGTCGCCCCCCAGCCGCTCGAGGTTCACGTCTTCCTCTCCCTGCTCAACCGCCTGCCGATCTACGTCGCCGCCGGCGACAAGATCTGGACCGTCGAGGGCGCCCGAATTCAGGAAATCGACACCTCCAAGGCTAGATAAGGTCGTCATGCCCGCCCCGATCTTCACCCTCGCCGACCTCTGGCCCAGCCTCCTGCAGCCGCTGCTGCTGGCCCTCTTCCTCGCCCTGTTCCCGCCCGGCGCCTTTTCGCATCACAAGGCCGTCAAGACGTCCCGCTGGCGCCTCGCCGCCGGCGTCTTCGTGGTCGTCTTCCTGCTTGCCGTCCCCGCCTCGCTCGTGAAGGCGGCTTTCCAGCGCGGCGCCGTCGCCGCCGGATCGGATCACCCCGTCCTGATCGGCTACGCCGCCGGCTTCGCCATCCTGCTCCCGACCCTGGCCGTCCTCTTCATCCTGCTGCGCCGCTTCCGCTCACGACCGGTCTGAACCGCGCCCCCGGCAGCATCGGAAACGTCACCAGCGACACCTCCCACAGCTCCACCGCGCTCAGCACCCTTAAGCGCCCCTCGCGCCGCGCCTTCGCCGCACGGAACCCGATCGACAGCCCGTCCAGCGCCCCCGCCCGCGTCAGCGCCTGGGCGTAGCGCGCCTCTCCCGACCAGTCGTGGAGGCGCCCGCGCACCCGCAAGCCGCGCTCGTCCTCGACCATCTCGTCCCAGACGCCGACCACCGCCCGGCCCTCGTGCTGATGCAGCATCCTCACCCCCGCCGCGCCGGTCTTGCGCAGGCTGTCGGCGAAGGCGCCGCGCGCCACGACGTCCCCGTTCAGGTCCGCCGCGCCCCACAACGAGGCATAGCCTTCGATCCACAGCAATCCTCCCCCGCCTGCGGGGGAGGGGGACCGCGCAGCGGTGGAGGGGGCGGCTTTCACGCTCGACTTCAGCGACAGGCCCCGACCTTCAACACTGAAATCATGCAGGGCCGTTCCGCCCCCTCCACCATCCTGCGGATGGTCCCCCTCCCCCGCTCCGCAGGGGAGGATCGGATGATCGCTCATCACTTCTCCTCCAGCCGACGTTCGATCCGATCCACCGTCGCCCGCACAGCCTCGCCCTGGGCCTCCACCCGCGCCAACCGCTCGGCGACCAGCCTCTGCTCGCCCACCCTCTGCTCCAGGGTCGCGATCCGCGCCGCCGCCCCGCCGGCCCAGACCAACCCGCCGATGGTCTGCACCAGCAGGGCCGCGATCAGGGCGACGGGCGCCTTCTTCACCGCGTCCATCACTCGCCCACCCCCGCCATCCGCCGACGCTCCTCGTCCGTCAGGAAGCTCGCCGCATTCAGCCGCGCCCACAGCGCGTCGCGCTCGACCTGCAGCGCCGGAACCGCATCCAGATCAGCCTCGATGCGGCAGTCCGCAAACCGCCCGCCCAGCCAGCCCGTCATCGCCCCCGCCGCCTTCCTCACCAGCGGGATCACCGTCCCGCGCCAGAAGGCCGCGTTGGCCTCGCGATAGTTGGCGTAGGTCGCATCCCCCGGGATCCCCAGCAGCTGCGGCGGGACCCCGAAGGCCAGCGCGATCTCCCGCGCCGCCGCGTGCTTGCCGGCGATGAAGTCCATGTCGTGCGGCGTCAGGCTCATCGGCTTCCAGTCCAGCCCGCCTTCCAGCAGCAGAGGCCGCCCGGCGTTCCTCGCCCCCGCATGGGCCTCGCCCAGCTCGGCTTTCAGCGCCTCGAACTGCTCGCCCGTCAGCCGCTCGCCGTCCCTGGCGCCATAGACCAGCGCCCCCGACGGCCTGGCCGCATTGTCCAGCAGCGCCTTGTTCCAGGCCCCCGAGGCATTGTGCACGTCGATGGCGAAGGCCGCCGCCTCCAACGGTGAAAATCCGTAGTGGTCGTCCGTCGGGTGAAACAGCTTCAGATGCATGACCGGCGACCAGCCGTCGCCATGCCGCGCGATCCGCACCGCCTGTCCGCCGACCGCATACTCATAGGCCTCGGGCCAGCCCGCGCGGCCCGGCACCACCTTCACCCGGTCCGGCCGCAGCACCCACAACTCGTCCGGCGCCCCATCGCCATCGGCGTCCCCCGACGCCTCGACATAGGCGTTCCCCGCCGTCTGCAAGGCGCCGTAAAGCGCCTCCATCAGCT
Coding sequences within it:
- a CDS encoding phage major capsid protein, whose amino-acid sequence is MKETKTASASPEARAALHEMMAAFEAFKGANDARLDEIEKKASADVLLEEKVARIDQAVAGAQARLDRALSEGRRPMLGAEPPAVAAPEAKAAWDGYMKSGQAHGLELKAGLSSASNSAGYVVPPETERAIERRLMAGSPMREIATVRTVGSGVFRKPVSTAGVTAGWVAETAARPETDPATLSLLEFSSADLYACPAATQSLLDDALIDLDEWLAAEVEDAFAAQETAAFVSGDGVNKPKGFLAYATATEGTQTWGQIGTVASGAAGAFASTSPADKLIDLIYAPKAQYRPNGRFVMNRRTVSAVRKFKDGDGNYVWSPATRPGETASLLGYPVTEIETMPDVAANSLSIAFGDFSRGYLIVDRAGVRVLRDPYSAKPYVLCYTTKRVGGGVQNFDAIKLMKFAAS
- a CDS encoding phage portal protein, with product MEISMDWRRPFGRRRVGAPETKDSRTGPLIALTGAGRARWTPRDYAHLAEEGFAKNAIAYRCVRMIAEAAASTPLMVMVGGVRTTEHPLARLLAKPNPEQSGGELMEALYGALQTAGNAYVEASGDADGDGAPDELWVLRPDRVKVVPGRAGWPEAYEYAVGGQAVRIARHGDGWSPVMHLKLFHPTDDHYGFSPLEAAAFAIDVHNASGAWNKALLDNAARPSGALVYGARDGERLTGEQFEALKAELGEAHAGARNAGRPLLLEGGLDWKPMSLTPHDMDFIAGKHAAAREIALAFGVPPQLLGIPGDATYANYREANAAFWRGTVIPLVRKAAGAMTGWLGGRFADCRIEADLDAVPALQVERDALWARLNAASFLTDEERRRMAGVGE
- a CDS encoding DUF3168 domain-containing protein: MRDHEGALVKALIARLKGDAALQALLGDPVRVWDQPPEEPAFPHLLIGKGESRGLNADGGGVEHRLTLTCASRFAGMEEARAVAAAVRARVADAAVEADGVRAVSLGVTFTDVFRSADLKRAWAVMRLRAVTEEI
- a CDS encoding head-tail connector protein, which codes for MSAPVTLTEAKLFLRVEHEAEDGLIQTLIDAARARVEGEVGLALASTSPAPLRLAVMMLVLRAYERGEGEMSVAPVEGWIAPYRVVRL
- a CDS encoding HK97 family phage prohead protease, with the protein product MLWIEGYASLWGAADLNGDVVARGAFADSLRKTGAAGVRMLHQHEGRAVVGVWDEMVEDERGLRVRGRLHDWSGEARYAQALTRAGALDGLSIGFRAAKARREGRLRVLSAVELWEVSLVTFPMLPGARFRPVVSGSGAAG
- a CDS encoding head-tail adaptor protein, encoding MKVVASLVRPVEAETPYGGRVVSYEPVGSLWLELGARRRRERTEGGVTRGVETLSATVRSDPRLAEGLVVRFGGADWGVLGLEADPKAAGRVRLNLERAR